A stretch of the Marivirga tractuosa DSM 4126 genome encodes the following:
- a CDS encoding CPBP family intramembrane glutamic endopeptidase has product MKNLNNKGWQFVGLTILLSAIPYFFIISERNVDSSWTLLLMWMPALAGIIMRLVTREGLFKGLNWNPLRDWKLVLLAIFLPFTIEIISLLAILSLNAAELKGGFLLIEDGNITIRGTALLLGADFQPWFVFIPNYLLSYTVGVLFYSLMFAFGEEYGWRGYLQKQWAPNNKKLVGFIAIGTIWGLWHLPGILLGHNFPDYPILGGLILMPITCIGFSLVFGTTFNKNYVIWVPAILHGAVNISSEITSIALVENSIMNTLYDTIWLGLWVLTAIGFYWKYMKSRQQSLAKGKANAL; this is encoded by the coding sequence ATGAAAAATTTAAATAATAAGGGATGGCAATTTGTAGGACTCACAATTTTGCTATCCGCAATCCCGTACTTTTTTATTATCTCAGAAAGGAATGTAGATAGTAGTTGGACACTTCTGTTGATGTGGATGCCCGCTTTGGCAGGTATTATAATGCGCCTGGTTACCAGAGAGGGACTTTTCAAAGGGTTAAATTGGAATCCGTTAAGAGATTGGAAGCTTGTTTTGTTAGCAATATTTCTACCCTTTACTATAGAAATAATTTCATTATTAGCCATCCTTTCTTTGAATGCTGCAGAGTTAAAAGGAGGTTTTCTTTTGATCGAGGACGGGAATATAACAATTAGAGGTACGGCTTTACTGCTAGGTGCCGATTTTCAGCCTTGGTTCGTATTCATACCCAACTATCTCCTTTCGTATACAGTTGGGGTACTATTCTATAGTTTGATGTTTGCTTTCGGAGAGGAGTACGGATGGAGAGGCTATTTACAGAAGCAATGGGCGCCAAATAATAAGAAATTGGTAGGATTCATAGCTATTGGAACGATTTGGGGTTTATGGCACCTTCCTGGCATACTTTTAGGTCATAATTTTCCGGATTATCCTATTCTGGGAGGTCTTATTCTGATGCCGATTACATGCATAGGTTTTTCATTAGTGTTTGGAACCACCTTTAACAAAAATTATGTGATTTGGGTACCTGCTATACTGCACGGTGCGGTCAACATTAGCTCAGAAATCACCAGTATAGCGCTTGTTGAGAACTCTATTATGAATACACTGTACGACACAATATGGTTAGGTTTATGGGTTTTGACTGCTATAGGCTTTTATTGGAAGTACATGAAAAGTAGACAGCAAAGTTTAGCCAAAGGAAAAGCAAATGCTCTCTAA
- a CDS encoding serine hydrolase domain-containing protein, translating to MKNLLMTLLLSLASLTGMAQVNVEKLKQEYKEEFEQVMKKSKIPGLSLSLVSKDSVVMELNLGYSDEKSTEVVNSQTLFGLGSVTKVFTGVAVMQLVEQDKVRLDNSLNEYLPQFHIKGEHSKEVTVRNVMTHHSGLPSDVIKGMFTQNPEHYTKVVDYMKEEYLAGKPNQIRAYSNPGYTLLGHMVDEVSGKSYPDYMKDEVLAKINMQQTGFNLRDQASASFNSKGEAKQDVLLRDIPAGGMDSNNEEMVKFLTSFLNKDENLLSRASYDQIFQEQYKDLPLNFGNRYGLGWTLTSRPHTGEIYTHTGTTMYFNSAVAVAPEVGLAAVVLTNAEKGGRAFGKMMSLIDKMAEDLGREAKQDEKIESFETDEVIDLPHEVTDQYVGIYATPGAILKIYKKKDKLYSTLQGLKVRLLPVENNVFIPKILLFKFIPLKLKENRFMFENIEGYNVMTQMEIGSGKELLALKMEPYEISNSWKDRLGKYKAVNKLEGEIDFFEDFELLERDGLLIMLFKQGEQKIEMALDIVDDSYAKVAGLGRYSGQSLQTKGDQLQFFGIQLQKLTK from the coding sequence ATGAAAAATTTATTAATGACCCTATTGCTTTCGCTTGCGAGTCTGACTGGAATGGCGCAGGTGAATGTAGAGAAACTAAAACAAGAGTACAAAGAGGAATTTGAACAAGTAATGAAGAAGAGTAAGATCCCAGGTTTAAGCCTTTCGTTGGTTTCGAAAGATTCTGTCGTAATGGAATTAAACTTGGGGTATTCTGACGAAAAATCAACTGAGGTAGTTAACTCACAAACTCTTTTTGGGCTGGGCTCTGTCACAAAAGTTTTTACTGGTGTTGCGGTGATGCAACTTGTAGAGCAAGACAAAGTGCGGCTAGATAATTCGTTAAATGAATATTTGCCACAATTTCACATAAAAGGCGAGCATAGCAAGGAAGTAACGGTGAGAAATGTGATGACTCATCACTCAGGGCTGCCTTCTGATGTGATTAAAGGGATGTTTACACAAAATCCTGAGCACTACACTAAAGTTGTTGACTATATGAAGGAAGAGTATTTGGCGGGTAAACCCAATCAAATCAGAGCCTATTCTAATCCTGGATATACACTTCTAGGGCATATGGTAGATGAAGTTTCAGGCAAATCCTATCCAGATTATATGAAAGATGAGGTACTGGCTAAAATCAATATGCAGCAAACGGGATTCAATTTGAGAGACCAAGCTAGTGCTTCCTTTAACAGTAAAGGTGAGGCAAAGCAGGATGTCTTATTGAGAGACATTCCTGCAGGAGGCATGGATAGTAATAATGAAGAAATGGTCAAATTTTTGACTTCCTTCCTCAACAAAGATGAAAATTTACTTAGCCGAGCTAGTTATGATCAGATTTTTCAAGAACAGTATAAAGACCTCCCTCTCAATTTCGGGAATAGGTATGGACTGGGTTGGACTTTAACATCTAGGCCTCATACTGGTGAGATCTATACGCATACAGGCACAACAATGTATTTTAATTCGGCTGTTGCTGTAGCTCCTGAAGTAGGCTTGGCAGCGGTAGTGCTAACAAATGCTGAAAAGGGTGGACGTGCTTTTGGTAAGATGATGTCATTGATCGATAAAATGGCAGAAGATTTAGGTCGTGAAGCAAAGCAGGATGAAAAAATTGAATCTTTTGAGACAGATGAGGTGATAGATCTACCACATGAGGTAACGGATCAATACGTTGGAATTTACGCCACACCAGGCGCTATTCTTAAGATCTATAAAAAGAAGGATAAACTCTATTCTACTTTACAAGGATTGAAAGTTAGACTTCTTCCTGTTGAGAATAATGTATTCATTCCTAAGATTTTACTTTTCAAATTTATTCCTCTAAAGCTGAAGGAAAACAGATTCATGTTCGAAAATATTGAGGGCTATAATGTAATGACTCAAATGGAAATCGGATCAGGTAAGGAACTGCTTGCGCTCAAAATGGAGCCATATGAAATAAGCAATAGTTGGAAGGACCGCCTAGGTAAATATAAGGCAGTGAACAAGCTCGAAGGCGAGATTGATTTTTTTGAGGACTTCGAACTGCTTGAAAGAGATGGTCTGCTGATCATGCTATTTAAACAAGGTGAGCAAAAAATTGAAATGGCATTGGATATTGTAGATGATTCTTATGCAAAAGTTGCAGGATTAGGTCGCTATTCAGGACAAAGCCTTCAAACCAAAGGTGATCAACTACAATTCTTCGGAATTCAACTTCAAAAATTAACAAAATAG
- a CDS encoding sensor histidine kinase, with the protein MRSISTREIFIHFSILTIGLLLLNYPEFDLSIGVFNSGNGSLLWPSITGTIINMGVFYSISFYLIPEVLRKRGIIVFVIQLVILFLLLSFIEVITDLAFIGETKDHSETLSEIIITVSIFNMLFVMLALAYRFSKDWFINEKQRISMGEWKALNELNTLKNQINPHFLFNSLNSLFSMSLQSGDDRTAEGIRKLSEMMRYVFDKANLEKVALSDEIQYIEDYIYLQKLRFEDSVIVETDFSGINENSSIAPMILIPFIENSFKYGVNSTEKNKIICKLSCEKKQLSVYISNKIVDHIEPVPSSGIGFLNVKKRLELIYPDQHNLNIYQKNGLFVVELKISL; encoded by the coding sequence ATGAGAAGCATTTCAACAAGGGAGATCTTTATACACTTTAGCATTTTGACAATTGGTCTTCTTTTACTCAATTACCCAGAATTTGACTTAAGTATTGGAGTATTCAATTCTGGCAATGGAAGTCTTTTGTGGCCTTCTATTACAGGGACTATTATCAACATGGGAGTATTTTACAGCATCTCGTTTTATCTAATCCCGGAAGTCCTCCGCAAAAGAGGGATAATAGTATTTGTCATTCAACTAGTCATACTTTTCCTACTACTTTCCTTCATAGAGGTCATTACTGACCTTGCTTTCATCGGAGAAACTAAAGATCATTCGGAAACATTATCAGAGATTATTATCACCGTAAGTATTTTTAATATGCTATTTGTGATGTTGGCACTCGCCTATCGTTTTTCCAAAGACTGGTTTATCAATGAAAAGCAAAGAATTTCGATGGGTGAATGGAAGGCGTTGAACGAACTTAATACCCTGAAAAATCAAATTAATCCTCACTTTCTGTTTAATTCCTTGAATAGCTTATTTTCCATGTCCCTGCAGAGTGGAGATGACAGAACAGCTGAAGGGATTAGAAAACTATCGGAAATGATGCGATATGTATTTGACAAAGCAAACCTGGAAAAAGTAGCGCTGTCAGATGAAATTCAATACATAGAAGATTATATCTATCTACAGAAACTGCGTTTTGAGGATTCAGTAATTGTCGAAACTGATTTTAGTGGGATAAATGAAAATTCTTCCATAGCTCCCATGATCTTGATTCCCTTTATTGAGAACTCCTTTAAGTATGGAGTAAATTCAACGGAAAAGAATAAAATTATCTGTAAGCTGAGTTGCGAAAAAAAACAGCTCAGCGTTTATATTTCCAATAAGATTGTGGATCACATTGAACCAGTTCCCTCAAGCGGAATTGGATTTTTGAATGTTAAAAAGAGGCTAGAATTAATATACCCAGACCAACATAATCTCAATATTTATCAAAAAAATGGTTTATTTGTAGTAGAATTAAAGATTTCATTATGA
- a CDS encoding LytR/AlgR family response regulator transcription factor: protein MIKCVAIDDEKKALEVISLYIGRIDQLELVATFIDPIKASSFLQTTPVDLLFLDINMQGLNGFELLETLTQKPKVIFTSAYSEYAVNSYQVDALDYLVKPIEFTRFLKAVNKLKSEISIPKEVSADNVDEIISIKSGTAIHRVKLNDIWFVEADGNYCKYVTKSEVILVLGTLKETMSKLDDTFMQVHRSFVVAIRHIEKVEVHQLHIHGKTIPISSSYRKVVLNELS, encoded by the coding sequence ATGATCAAATGCGTGGCGATAGATGATGAAAAAAAAGCATTAGAAGTAATCTCTCTGTATATTGGGCGGATTGATCAACTTGAATTAGTTGCCACATTTATTGATCCGATTAAAGCAAGTTCATTTCTTCAAACTACCCCAGTCGACTTACTTTTCTTAGACATTAATATGCAAGGCTTAAATGGTTTTGAACTACTCGAAACCTTAACCCAAAAGCCAAAAGTGATTTTCACCTCAGCTTACAGTGAATATGCGGTGAATAGTTATCAGGTAGATGCGCTGGACTATCTAGTTAAGCCTATTGAATTTACACGATTTTTGAAAGCTGTAAATAAATTGAAAAGTGAAATCAGCATCCCGAAGGAGGTTTCTGCAGATAATGTGGATGAAATTATATCGATCAAAAGTGGCACCGCTATCCATAGGGTGAAGCTCAATGATATTTGGTTTGTAGAAGCAGATGGCAATTATTGCAAATATGTTACTAAATCCGAAGTTATATTGGTATTGGGCACACTAAAAGAAACTATGAGCAAGCTTGACGATACATTTATGCAAGTACATCGATCGTTTGTTGTCGCAATTCGACACATTGAAAAAGTAGAAGTACATCAACTGCATATTCATGGGAAAACTATCCCTATCAGTAGTAGTTACAGAAAGGTTGTACTGAATGAACTAAGCTAA